The following coding sequences are from one Methanosarcina sp. WWM596 window:
- the hdrD gene encoding dihydromethanophenazine:CoB--CoM heterodisulfide reductase subunit HdrD, translated as MAKKTPSIDTKNLTAVQLMELDSCTRCGECVKWCPTYAASGQKPGLAPRDKILRWKQFMDKSYGLKAKLFGPKEIPDAELEEFKDDVHGCTTCGICGTVCESGINTVELWEAMRANLVKKGIGPYGKQNMFPKLVNKYNNPYLAAPEDRLKWIPDDVKIAEKANILYFGGCTAELRQTKLAVATARVLNKLGIEFTMLGEEEWCCGSAMIRTGQSHIEDVARKVAKHNVDAIKAKGATKVLYACAGCFRASKVDWPRQLGEELPFEVVHITEFLAELIKKDQIKWEKSIDKSITYHDPCHLGRHVGVYDAPRYVLEHIPGVKFVEMDRVKEFQRCCGAGGGVKAGIPDLALGVAETRVEDALATHADILSSACPFCKRNLQDGTDSLNKKNTPGAEKLEVEDIIVLVAEALGLEVIGD; from the coding sequence ATGGCAAAAAAAACTCCATCAATAGACACCAAGAACCTTACAGCCGTCCAGCTTATGGAGCTTGACTCCTGTACCCGCTGTGGTGAATGTGTGAAGTGGTGTCCAACCTACGCTGCTTCCGGGCAGAAGCCCGGGTTAGCTCCCAGAGACAAGATCCTGCGCTGGAAGCAATTCATGGATAAGTCCTATGGACTCAAGGCAAAGCTCTTTGGCCCGAAGGAGATCCCTGACGCCGAACTCGAAGAGTTCAAAGATGACGTCCACGGCTGTACCACCTGTGGTATCTGCGGAACCGTCTGTGAGTCCGGGATCAACACCGTGGAACTCTGGGAAGCCATGCGGGCAAACCTTGTAAAGAAAGGAATTGGCCCCTATGGGAAACAGAATATGTTCCCAAAGCTTGTTAACAAGTACAACAACCCTTACCTTGCAGCTCCTGAAGACCGCCTTAAATGGATTCCGGATGATGTCAAGATCGCCGAGAAAGCCAACATCCTCTATTTCGGTGGGTGTACTGCCGAACTCAGGCAGACCAAGCTGGCTGTTGCAACCGCTAGGGTGCTTAACAAGTTAGGCATTGAGTTCACCATGCTCGGGGAAGAAGAATGGTGCTGTGGTTCAGCTATGATCAGGACTGGTCAGTCCCATATTGAAGACGTCGCCCGCAAGGTTGCCAAGCACAATGTAGATGCCATCAAGGCCAAAGGCGCAACAAAAGTCCTCTATGCCTGTGCAGGCTGTTTCCGTGCCTCCAAGGTCGATTGGCCAAGGCAGCTAGGAGAAGAACTGCCCTTTGAAGTGGTCCACATCACCGAGTTCCTGGCAGAACTTATCAAGAAGGACCAGATCAAATGGGAAAAGTCCATTGACAAGTCCATCACCTATCACGACCCCTGCCACCTGGGCCGCCACGTAGGTGTATACGATGCCCCCAGATATGTGCTTGAGCATATCCCAGGTGTCAAGTTTGTTGAAATGGACAGAGTCAAGGAATTCCAGCGCTGCTGTGGAGCTGGCGGTGGTGTGAAAGCAGGTATCCCTGACCTTGCTCTGGGAGTTGCCGAAACCCGTGTAGAGGATGCTCTTGCAACCCACGCAGATATCCTCTCAAGCGCCTGTCCGTTCTGTAAGAGAAACCTTCAGGACGGAACGGATTCCCTCAATAAAAAGAACACACCGGGTGCAGAAAAGCTGGAAGTCGAGGACATTATTGTTCTTGTCGCAGAAGCTCTCGGGCTCGAAGTTATAGGAGATTAA
- a CDS encoding DUF116 domain-containing protein: MQIPYEFMGKVFVFLTFLALCGTVFALLIGAYSFKKRRILFPSFTLFTLYLFYSPSRWICKVFRIRETLVDDILIDVRNAMMLDDFVHTKEGRVVLLPQCMRHPNCKARCDPVHGYECKRCGLCDIAKICEAGDKYGFKVFVIPGSSFVKKIFKEYRPRACLGVACYNELAEDMQEVSFVPVQGVLLLRDGCFNTEANVEEIIRKMEMCNV; encoded by the coding sequence ATGCAAATTCCTTACGAATTCATGGGAAAAGTGTTCGTATTCCTGACTTTCCTGGCTTTGTGCGGGACTGTGTTTGCTCTTCTGATAGGGGCTTACTCTTTTAAAAAACGCAGAATACTTTTTCCAAGTTTTACACTCTTCACGCTCTATCTTTTCTATTCTCCTTCCAGGTGGATATGCAAGGTTTTTCGAATCCGGGAAACGCTTGTTGACGATATCCTTATCGATGTCCGGAATGCTATGATGCTGGATGATTTCGTACATACGAAGGAGGGGAGGGTTGTCCTGCTGCCGCAGTGTATGCGCCATCCGAATTGTAAGGCAAGATGTGACCCAGTGCACGGGTATGAATGCAAGCGCTGCGGGCTCTGTGATATTGCAAAGATTTGTGAGGCCGGCGACAAGTACGGGTTTAAGGTATTCGTAATTCCTGGAAGCAGTTTTGTCAAAAAGATCTTCAAGGAATACAGGCCCCGGGCTTGCCTTGGTGTTGCCTGTTACAATGAGCTTGCAGAAGATATGCAAGAGGTATCTTTTGTTCCTGTGCAAGGGGTTCTTCTCCTTCGTGACGGCTGTTTCAATACCGAAGCGAACGTTGAAGAAATTATCCGAAAAATGGAGATGTGCAATGTATAA
- a CDS encoding DUF116 domain-containing protein — protein sequence MYNLIGKVLFFTVIFSVFIASIALLVSRISLNRYVWLAGFFANVLDFFYLPLRHLFVRFSDSRTLDKWMASLKNMAHKSAFAKTRKRIILAPHCMRALDCPAHSTREGIQCKSCGKCVFAQLKKDSEKYGYKLFILTGSSFVKRILQMEKADGVLLIACDYELNKVMRAIKSRKIVTYGVPMERDGCFGTEVDYQKVLDAFETFKY from the coding sequence ATGTATAATCTTATAGGAAAAGTCCTGTTTTTTACCGTGATTTTTTCGGTTTTTATAGCGTCGATTGCTCTTCTGGTAAGTCGGATAAGCCTGAACAGATATGTCTGGCTGGCCGGTTTTTTTGCAAACGTGCTTGACTTTTTCTATTTGCCACTCAGGCATCTCTTTGTTAGGTTTTCGGATTCCAGAACACTGGACAAATGGATGGCTTCCCTGAAAAACATGGCTCATAAATCAGCTTTTGCAAAAACCAGGAAAAGGATCATTCTTGCTCCCCACTGCATGCGAGCCCTTGACTGTCCCGCCCATTCCACGAGGGAAGGTATCCAGTGCAAGTCCTGTGGAAAATGTGTGTTTGCCCAGCTAAAAAAAGATTCGGAAAAATACGGGTACAAGCTTTTTATCCTGACCGGGTCTTCTTTTGTCAAACGCATCCTGCAGATGGAAAAAGCTGATGGAGTGCTCCTTATCGCCTGTGATTACGAGCTCAACAAGGTTATGCGTGCCATCAAAAGTAGAAAAATCGTGACCTACGGGGTTCCGATGGAAAGGGACGGTTGCTTCGGAACGGAAGTGGATTATCAAAAGGTTCTGGATGCTTTCGAAACTTTCAAATACTGA
- a CDS encoding geranylgeranyl reductase family protein, whose protein sequence is MYDVIIVGGGPSGASAGRRAGKLGLSTLLLEKEEFPRYKPCGGGLSDHAISYLDFELPEEFIEWEVTGAKVFFKGQFIETHKDYRLSVIVSRYMFDNLLLEKAKETEIEVHTGEKALSCREMPECVEVETNRGTYRAKFAIVAEGVQGLVKNCVRHSDTKEEYGICMVTEVPANEKEIEQRLGKTIELHFGIAGGGYGWVFPHRTYYSVGIGGVVKDLPHPKETMLNFLRDNGFSGNYKLHGHKIPWGGLKRRIAGSRVLLSGDAAGFVDSFSGEGLAYAISSGQFAAEVIAGICMHGGKIKDLNKYESLCQAEFGTHLKYSLLFSKVMHRFPDRTFKIFTSSEKMIYKYLDVVDFKINYKDYLRWALLNFKLK, encoded by the coding sequence ATGTATGACGTAATTATCGTAGGTGGTGGTCCTTCCGGAGCCTCGGCCGGAAGAAGAGCCGGAAAACTTGGTCTCAGTACACTGTTGCTTGAAAAAGAGGAATTTCCCAGATACAAACCCTGTGGTGGGGGACTTTCGGACCATGCTATCTCTTATCTTGATTTTGAACTTCCCGAGGAGTTTATTGAGTGGGAAGTCACAGGGGCAAAAGTCTTTTTCAAAGGCCAGTTTATCGAGACACATAAAGATTACCGTTTGTCAGTGATTGTCTCCCGATACATGTTTGATAATCTCCTGCTTGAAAAGGCAAAGGAAACCGAAATTGAAGTTCATACAGGGGAAAAGGCTCTTTCTTGCAGAGAAATGCCAGAATGTGTCGAAGTTGAGACTAATAGGGGCACATACAGAGCAAAATTTGCAATTGTTGCCGAGGGGGTACAGGGGCTCGTCAAAAACTGTGTGCGGCATTCGGATACTAAAGAGGAGTACGGGATCTGCATGGTCACTGAAGTTCCTGCCAATGAAAAAGAAATTGAACAGCGATTGGGAAAAACCATTGAATTGCATTTCGGGATTGCTGGCGGTGGTTATGGCTGGGTTTTTCCTCATAGAACCTATTATTCTGTCGGGATCGGCGGAGTTGTTAAAGACCTGCCTCACCCAAAAGAAACAATGCTTAATTTCCTGAGAGACAATGGTTTTTCCGGAAACTACAAATTGCATGGGCATAAGATCCCCTGGGGAGGGCTTAAGCGCAGAATTGCAGGTTCAAGGGTTCTCTTGAGCGGGGATGCTGCAGGTTTCGTTGATTCCTTCTCCGGGGAAGGGTTGGCCTATGCCATCAGTTCCGGACAGTTTGCTGCAGAAGTAATTGCCGGGATTTGCATGCATGGTGGAAAAATCAAAGACCTGAATAAATATGAGTCTCTATGCCAGGCTGAGTTTGGGACTCACCTTAAGTATTCCCTTCTGTTTTCAAAGGTAATGCACCGCTTTCCGGATAGGACGTTTAAGATCTTCACTTCAAGTGAAAAAATGATTTATAAATATCTTGATGTTGTGGATTTCAAGATCAATTATAAAGATTACCTGCGCTGGGCACTTCTGAATTTTAAACTAAAATAA